Below is a window of Clostridia bacterium DNA.
AAAATTGTTATAAACTAAAAACAGCTTACGGATATTTGTAATTATCTAATTTTTCTTGCTTCGATATAATAACGCTTTTCGACGGCTTCGCCCATTGAGAAAGTTTTGCGAGGAAGCGCTCCGTGTTCTTCAACGTAAGCGAATAATTCTTTTTTAGCAAGGGTGGGCAAAAGTATAGCAAGACTAGACGGATTAGCGTTACTTACTTCGACAGCGTCTTTATCGCCGTGAACGTAGTCGACAGACGAATTAGGATTTGCCTTGACAAAGTCGTCTATTACTTGTTGAACAATTTTTATTGCTTCGACTGTGCCGGAAGGTAAATTAAGTTGAAGTTCCTTACCCTCAAAATAAATTTTATGTTTTGCCTTACCGCCGATAGCTTGCAAACTGTCGATTAAAGATTGATTTGCATTAAACACTACACGGTGAATAGGCTCGAAAGCTATGCCTTCGTCGTACAAGTTTGTAGCTTCGCAAAGAGCAAAACGAGCGGGGTGATTTACACGTTGTTCGGGCGTTAAGGTCTTCTTAGTTTCTTCCCAAATTGCCTTAGCGGTAGCGAGCGAGTGATTGCCGTCGCCTACTGCAAGTAAAATACTGCTGTCTTTTTGAGTAGCTTTAAGTTTTTCAATTATTTCAAAACAATTATCTACTCTGTAACCTTCGATATGACCGCCATTGCACATTAAGTCAAAATCATAAAGTTTGGGTAAATTCTTACGGTTTTCATAAAGAGAACCTAGGACTTTATTTTGTTTGTCATTAAATAAAACCAAAATATGAGGAAGTTCAAGCAAAGCGTTCTTGCGGATACGAACTCTTGGTGGAATTCTTTCAAGAACTGTGCCTTCGGTTGCCCTAATTGGCGTAGTCGAACCAACCGCATAATCGTAATCTTCTAGGTCAACTGCAATCATAAGACCAATTCTTCGAGGCGTAAACGGGGTTGAACGAACGGTTAAAATAAAGCACTGTCCTTGCGACACTAAAACATTGTTATCGCAATATTGTTGCATTGTAGTATTGATG
It encodes the following:
- a CDS encoding DUF1015 domain-containing protein — encoded protein: MSIKIPNIYLPNRTVDYSKWAVIACDQFTSQPAYWDKVNELTKDAYSTRHIVLPEIYLNKINDAMLDDINTTMQQYCDNNVLVSQGQCFILTVRSTPFTPRRIGLMIAVDLEDYDYAVGSTTPIRATEGTVLERIPPRVRIRKNALLELPHILVLFNDKQNKVLGSLYENRKNLPKLYDFDLMCNGGHIEGYRVDNCFEIIEKLKATQKDSSILLAVGDGNHSLATAKAIWEETKKTLTPEQRVNHPARFALCEATNLYDEGIAFEPIHRVVFNANQSLIDSLQAIGGKAKHKIYFEGKELQLNLPSGTVEAIKIVQQVIDDFVKANPNSSVDYVHGDKDAVEVSNANPSSLAILLPTLAKKELFAYVEEHGALPRKTFSMGEAVEKRYYIEARKIR